Proteins encoded in a region of the Labeo rohita strain BAU-BD-2019 chromosome 22, IGBB_LRoh.1.0, whole genome shotgun sequence genome:
- the LOC127154050 gene encoding adhesion G-protein coupled receptor G7-like: MNVTFSKGINKNVGFVLYDNDQFFQSKSFEPSLDTKRRVISANLEENPEIVHFTITPSADSTMSLNDFACVFWSYSKNDWITDGCTKTVSSSGSAGCSCKIQQKANFAILMAFDINYNYSEALHWISIIGCALSVLGLCATALYQIITRKSRGGSPTLLVVNICLSMTVFYLLFIFGINNPVQHVNVARVSGENIVPESDHHKYPDEGPCTAFTALLQYFLLATFTWNTLYGINVYMLFHGSVSGTPRWFPKVSMAVGWGLPAVIVGISLGSTYRVDEPLGYRQEEFCWLASVDHKQTFSIKKPMFWGFILPLLIMLISSTAILLHFSHNICKTNPNLNTSRKTPLKKKILSSLSLAVMLGLSWVIGYILLITHEKTLKLILSVVFCLLNTTQGVQIFILFALRPFLNSNPAVLNSVHAPEIGLHKKSFYLWKNKKQESKESYISTDH; encoded by the exons ATGAATGTCACTTTCAGCAAAG ggattaataaaaatgttggaTTTGTCCTCTATGATAACGATCAGTTCTTCCAGTCAAAAAGCTTTGAACCTTCTCTGGATACCAAAAGAAGAGTGATATCTGCTAATCTTgaagaaaatcctgaaattgtTCACTTTACAATCACACCATCA GCTGATTCCACAATGTCTCTCAACGactttgcatgtgtgttttggAGTTACTCTAAAAATGACTGGATCACAGATGGTTGCACCAAAACTGTGAGCTCCTCAGGAAGTGCAGGTTGCAGCTGTAAAATTCAGCAAAAAGCAAACTTTGCTATTCTGATG GCATTTGATATCAACTATAACTATTCTGAAGCTTTGCATTGGATCAGCATCATTGGCTGTGCTCTGTCTGTTTTGGGACTGTGTGCCACAGCATTGTACCAAATCATAACCAG GAAGTCAAGAGGAGGCAGTCCTACTCTGCTAGTGGTGAACATCTGCTTAAGCATGACAGTTTTCTACCTTCTCTTCATCTTCGGCATAAACAACCCCGTTCAACATGTGAATGTAGCAAGGGTGTCTGGGGAGAATATAGTTCCTGAGTCTGACCACCACAAGTACCCAGATGAGGGACCCTGTACGGCATTTACAGCTCTGCTTCAGTATTTCCTGTTGGCTACGTTCACTTGGAACACTCTGTACGGCATTAATGTGTACATGCTCTTCCACGGCTCAGTATCTGGAACACCTCGATGGTTTCCAAAAGTCTCCATGGCTGTTGGATGGG GTTTGCCTGCTGTTATTGTCGGTATCTCATTGGGTTCCACTTACCGTGTGGATGAGCCTTTGGGTTATCGACAAGAAGAGTT tTGCTGGCTGGCTTCAGTGGACCACAaacaaacattcagtataaagaAACCCATGTTTTGGGGATTCATACTCCCTTTACTGATCATGCTGATCTCAAGCACAGCAATACTGCTGCACTTCTCGCACAACATTTGCAAGACCAACCCAAACTTAAACAC ATCACGTAAAACTCCTTTGAAGAAGAAGATTTTGAGTAGTTTATCTCTGGCGGTGATGCTCGGCTTGTCTTGGGTCATAGGCTACATTTTGCTCATCACCCACGAAAAAACTCTCAAATTAATTCTCAGTGTTGTTTTCTGTCTCCTAAACACAACACAG GGtgttcagatattcattttATTCGCTCTGAGGCcttttttaaactcaaatccAGCTGTTCTCAACTCTGTGCATGCACCAGAAATAGGCCTCCAcaagaaatcattttatttatggaaAAATAAGAAGCAAGAAAGCAAAGAAAGCTACATATCCACAGATCACTGA